Genomic DNA from Thermosipho ferrireducens:
TGAAAAGTTTAAGAGAATCTATACTGGAATTACTTGAAGAGATAGGAAAAGAAGTTATATATTGGGACAAAGGCGATGAGTACGATTGGCTTTTAATTGATGCGGCAGACATAGTAATCCATATTTTCACGCAAGATGCCAGGGAATTTTATGATCTTGAAGGGCTATGGATAGACGCTGAAAGGATAAGGGTGCTTGAGAAATGATATTAAAAAATGGTCTGGTTTTTAAAAGCGATGAAAATACCCTTGAAAAGTTAGATCTGAGGATAGAGAACGGAAAAATAAAAGAAATAGGAAATAACCTTATTGCCAGCAAATATGAAGAACTTTACGATTTAAATGACAAACTAATATTGCCTGGATTTATAAACACGCATACACACGCAGCAATGGTCATATTTAGAGGCATTGTTGAGGATAAATCGTTCGATGACTGGCTTTTTAAAAATATCATTCCGCTTGAGAGTAAACTCACATCTGAAATAATATATTGGGCAACGCTCCTATCTCAAATGGAGATGGCAGCAAATGGTATAGTTGCATTTTGTGATATGTATATGTACGAAGAAGAAACCGCCAAAGCTGTTGCAGATTTTGGTATGAAAGCACTTTTAACCAGAGGCCTTGTAGATGATAATGGAGATGATGGTGGAAGACTTGCTGAAAATTTAAAGCTTTATGAAAAATGGCATGGATACAATGAAAGGATTTACGTAGGCCTGGGTCCACACGCTCCATACACCTGCTCCATTGAATATCTAAAAAAAGTTTGCGATATTGCAAAAAAGGAAAATATGGTTGTCACAATGCACTTGATGGAAAATTCCTGGGAAAAAGAAAAATTTTCTATAAACCAACTTCTAAAAGCAGGGTTAGCTGATATCCACTTTTTAGCCGTACACTGCGTGCACCTTGATGACAACGATATAAATCTGCTTGCAAATACTAACACCTATATTTCCCATAATCCTTCCAGTAATTTGAAACTTGGCAATGGTATAGCTCCTATTCAAAAGATGTTTGAAAAAGGTCTGAAAATAACGTTCGGTACCGATGGTGCAGCAAGCAATAATAGCTTGAATGTACTATTTGAGGCAAGA
This window encodes:
- the rsfS gene encoding ribosome silencing factor, which produces MEIIEKIWAKLVEKEAIDPIVLDMSRTNIPTDYFVIMTANSNIHMKSLRESILELLEEIGKEVIYWDKGDEYDWLLIDAADIVIHIFTQDAREFYDLEGLWIDAERIRVLEK
- a CDS encoding amidohydrolase — protein: MILKNGLVFKSDENTLEKLDLRIENGKIKEIGNNLIASKYEELYDLNDKLILPGFINTHTHAAMVIFRGIVEDKSFDDWLFKNIIPLESKLTSEIIYWATLLSQMEMAANGIVAFCDMYMYEEETAKAVADFGMKALLTRGLVDDNGDDGGRLAENLKLYEKWHGYNERIYVGLGPHAPYTCSIEYLKKVCDIAKKENMVVTMHLMENSWEKEKFSINQLLKAGLADIHFLAVHCVHLDDNDINLLANTNTYISHNPSSNLKLGNGIAPIQKMFEKGLKITFGTDGAASNNSLNVLFEARLASLLQKKDNPENMKVTDVLNMLTTNGYNALGLTGGKIKVGADADLVVLDLNTPSFYPKENVINHIIHSTPKVYATMVKGKFLYINGKFPTVNAEEVYKKFTTFYRKVIGTEN